The DNA sequence GATCCTCCGAACGACCGCCCCCGCTGACCGGCTCGGTCACTACGCTCGACGGGCATGGGGGAGTCCAGGGACGACGAGCGGTCCGTGCTGCGGGTGTCGGACGCCGAACGGAATGAGGTCGCGGAACGGCTGACGCTGGCGCACGACGAAGGCCGGCTGTCCCTGACCGAGTACGACGAGCGGTTGCAGCAGGCCTACGCGGCGACCGTCCGCGCGGATCTCGACCGGCTGGTCGCCGACCTGCCCGCGGTGGAGCGCACGGCCCTGCCGTCGGTGCGCGCCGAGACCGCGGAGGTGGAGAAGGCCGAGGCGAGGCGTGAGCACCTCACCGAGTGGCGGTCGTGGGCCGGCACCGCGGTCATCCTGACCGGCATCTGGGTGGTGACCGCGGTCTCCGCGGCCTCCGACGGGGAGGGACTCCCGTTCTTCTGGCCGATGGTGCCGATGGGGATCTGGGCCGCGGTCCTCATCGCACAGTTCTTCTTCGGCTCCGATGACGAGGACGACGACGAGGACTGACGACGAGGGCCGACGCGAGGACCTAGGTGTACCCGGCCATCAGGTTGGTGACAGGCGGCTGAGCGGGGGTCGTCCTCCGAGCGCACTGTGACCCCGTCGAGTGTTGTAGTGCTCGATCCACGGGGCAAGCGCGGCAGCGCGTTGGGCGTTGCTGGTGAAGACCTGCCGGTATGCCCATTCGGTGGCCAGGGTGCGGTTAAGGCGTTCGACCTTGCCGTTCTGCCAGGGGCAGTGCGGCTTGATGAACACCTGCTTGGCCTCGAGCTCGGCGACGACGCCACGCAACGAATGCTGGTACGCCCAGGCATTGTCGGTCATGATCCGCTCGATCCTGGTGATTCCGTGGGCGGCGAAGTAGCCGGCGGCCCGGCGTAGGAACCCGGCGCAGGTGCGGCCCTTCTCGTCGGGTAGGACCTCGGAGTAGGCCAACCTGGAGTGGTCGTCGACCAGCGAGTGGATGTAGTCGAACCCGAGTCGGGTGGCGCGGTCGCGGGTGTGTTCGCGGGCGGCCCGGCCGTGCGCGCGCCACCCGCCGCCGTCAGGGATGCGGCCCAGTTTCTTGACGTCCATGTGCACCAGCTCGCCGGGACGGTCACGCTCGTAGCGGACCGCGGTGGTCTTACTGGCTCGGATCACGGTCCCGGTGACCGGGTCGAGTTGACGCAGGTAGGGCACCCGATGGCGGCGCAGGATCCTCGATACCGTCCGAGCCGGGACCGCCAGTTGGGGGCCGATCCGGTCCTGACCCTGACGCTGCTGCGCACGCAGAGCCAGCACCCGATCCGCGACCGTGGCAGGGGTCCGAGTCGTGCACCGATGCGGTCGCGACGAGCGCTCAACCAGTCCAGCCAGACCATGGGCGCGGAAGCGGGCGACCCAGCGATGTGCGCACTGACGCGAGATACCCAGCTCGGCCGCGACGTGTGCACACGGCCTGCCCTGATCGACGACCCGCTCAACAAGCACACGACGACCGTGCACGGTCAAGCGGGCATTGAGCCTTTCCCAGTAGTGGGGAGCGGCTGGCGGCGACACGCCGGGGGCGTGGAGGTGCTCAACGAGGGTGCGGGACCCCGGTAGAAGAGATCGGTCCGCTCAAAGATCGACTCACCACCGAGGTCCCGCGTGCCCGATCCTGTCACCTACACCGCCGTGCTCCCGATCGGGGAGCCCACCGCGTCCATGTTGTCGCGGCTGTTGGCCGAGGAACGCCTCCGGCGCGGGACTCGCAGCGGGCGTCGGGCGCTGGACTGTGACCGCCACGCGGTGCTGGTGCTGCGCTGGTTCCTCGACGCGACCCGGGTCGCCCAGCTCGCCGCCGACAACCGGCTGAGCCTGTCGAGTACCTACCGCTACCTGCACGAAGGTATCGACGTTCTGGCCGCCGCCGCGCCTGGACTGCCCGGCGCGCTGCTCGCGGCCCGCACCGCCGGGCACACCCACGTTCACCTCGACGGCACCGTGATCCACACTGACCGCTCCCGCACTCCCGGACCGACCCCGGGAGTGGATCTGTGGTGGTCGGGTAAGCACCACGTCCACGGCGGGAACGTTCAGGTCCTCACCGCGCCTGACGGGTGGCCGTTGTGGACCTCCCCGGTGCGCCCGGGCCGCGAGCACGACACCACCTGCGCCCGCGGTCACCCCGGCCTGCTCGACGCGATCGAGGGCTGGACCGACGACACCCACGTCGTGCTCGCCGACCTCGGCTACGAGGGTGAGAACACCCGCCTGACCTGCCCGTTCAAGACCCCCACCGGCGGTGGGCTGTCGGTGGACAAGCGCACCGTCAACACGCTGCACTCCGCCGTCAGGGCTGTGGCCGAACGCGGGAACTCCCTGCTCAAGACCACCTTCAAGGCGCTACGCCGGGTCAGCTTCTGCCCCTGGCGGATCGGCGCGATCACCGCCGCCGCGCTCGTCCTGCTCCACGTCGAGCACGACCGAACCACATGATCAACCAGCACCTACTGGGAAAGGCTCATTACGGTGGGACACGAGAGCCTCCGCGGTGGTGTGGGTCCTAGACAAGCCACACCCCACCCGGAGGCTCTCCCTTGTTCAAAC is a window from the Pseudonocardia sp. HH130629-09 genome containing:
- a CDS encoding DUF1707 SHOCT-like domain-containing protein; the encoded protein is MGESRDDERSVLRVSDAERNEVAERLTLAHDEGRLSLTEYDERLQQAYAATVRADLDRLVADLPAVERTALPSVRAETAEVEKAEARREHLTEWRSWAGTAVILTGIWVVTAVSAASDGEGLPFFWPMVPMGIWAAVLIAQFFFGSDDEDDDED
- a CDS encoding HARBI1 family protein, with the protein product MLSRLLAEERLRRGTRSGRRALDCDRHAVLVLRWFLDATRVAQLAADNRLSLSSTYRYLHEGIDVLAAAAPGLPGALLAARTAGHTHVHLDGTVIHTDRSRTPGPTPGVDLWWSGKHHVHGGNVQVLTAPDGWPLWTSPVRPGREHDTTCARGHPGLLDAIEGWTDDTHVVLADLGYEGENTRLTCPFKTPTGGGLSVDKRTVNTLHSAVRAVAERGNSLLKTTFKALRRVSFCPWRIGAITAAALVLLHVEHDRTT
- a CDS encoding IS481 family transposase, with product MSPPAAPHYWERLNARLTVHGRRVLVERVVDQGRPCAHVAAELGISRQCAHRWVARFRAHGLAGLVERSSRPHRCTTRTPATVADRVLALRAQQRQGQDRIGPQLAVPARTVSRILRRHRVPYLRQLDPVTGTVIRASKTTAVRYERDRPGELVHMDVKKLGRIPDGGGWRAHGRAAREHTRDRATRLGFDYIHSLVDDHSRLAYSEVLPDEKGRTCAGFLRRAAGYFAAHGITRIERIMTDNAWAYQHSLRGVVAELEAKQVFIKPHCPWQNGKVERLNRTLATEWAYRQVFTSNAQRAAALAPWIEHYNTRRGHSALGGRPPLSRLSPT